In Nocardioides sp. zg-1228, a single window of DNA contains:
- a CDS encoding branched-chain amino acid ABC transporter substrate-binding protein, with protein MIRSSKSWQAVAAAAVAGLVLTACGTTEDDGESAGGGGSGGGSSEAACDLKLAFFGPETGPASGLGKPIIQGAELAVDQYNDEAECEVELVNYDSQGSPDEAPSLATEVAGDESIIGVVGPAFSGESAAAGPIFAEAGVATVSPSATNPALSENGWDTFHRALGNDATQGPAAAAYIKDTLKAKKSYIIDDATEYGAGLAGIVEKDLGADAVAGTDTIQTGDTDFSATVSKVVDSGADAVFFGGYYAEATILIGQLRDGGFDGTFVVADGVKDPAFLDAGGSAEGTIITCPCIPDTDPAVADFASAYEDEFGEAPGTYAAEAYDAATIFLDGIKDGVTDREAMLEFVNSYDEAGITKQLKFDETGEPADVHVYAYTVDGGEIVPEGEIK; from the coding sequence ATGATCCGCTCATCCAAGTCCTGGCAGGCCGTCGCTGCAGCGGCAGTCGCCGGTTTGGTACTGACCGCGTGCGGCACGACCGAGGACGACGGCGAGAGCGCCGGAGGGGGCGGCAGCGGCGGCGGCAGCAGCGAGGCCGCCTGCGACCTGAAGCTGGCGTTCTTCGGCCCGGAGACGGGCCCCGCGTCCGGTCTCGGCAAGCCGATCATCCAGGGTGCCGAGCTCGCCGTCGACCAGTACAACGACGAGGCCGAGTGCGAGGTCGAGCTGGTCAACTACGACTCGCAGGGCTCGCCCGACGAGGCCCCGTCCCTGGCCACCGAGGTCGCCGGCGACGAGTCGATCATCGGTGTCGTCGGTCCCGCCTTCTCCGGCGAGTCCGCGGCCGCCGGCCCGATCTTCGCCGAGGCCGGCGTCGCGACCGTCAGCCCGTCGGCCACCAACCCGGCGCTGTCCGAGAACGGGTGGGACACCTTCCACCGCGCCCTCGGCAACGACGCCACCCAGGGTCCGGCCGCCGCGGCCTACATCAAGGACACCCTCAAGGCCAAGAAGTCCTACATCATCGACGACGCCACGGAGTACGGCGCAGGCCTGGCCGGCATCGTCGAGAAGGACCTCGGCGCCGACGCCGTGGCCGGCACCGACACCATCCAGACCGGTGACACCGACTTCTCCGCCACCGTCAGCAAGGTCGTCGACTCCGGCGCCGACGCCGTCTTCTTCGGTGGCTACTACGCCGAGGCGACCATCCTCATCGGGCAGCTCCGCGACGGCGGCTTCGACGGCACGTTCGTCGTGGCGGACGGCGTGAAGGACCCGGCCTTCCTCGACGCCGGTGGCTCTGCCGAGGGCACGATCATCACCTGCCCCTGCATCCCCGACACCGACCCGGCCGTGGCCGACTTCGCCTCCGCCTACGAGGACGAGTTCGGCGAGGCTCCCGGCACCTACGCCGCCGAGGCCTACGACGCCGCGACGATCTTCCTCGACGGCATCAAGGACGGCGTCACCGACCGCGAGGCGATGCTCGAGTTCGTCAACAGCTACGACGAGGCCGGCATCACCAAGCAGCTCAAGTTCGACGAGACCGGTGAGCCCGCGGACGTCCACGTCTACGCCTACACGGTGGACGGCGGCGAGATCGTCCCCGAGGGCGAGATCAAGTGA
- the gltB gene encoding glutamate synthase large subunit, translating to MHAFPPSQGLYDPRHEKDACGVAMVATLTGEPSHDIVVKALTALRNLDHRGAAGAEVNSGDGAGILLQVPDAFLREVVDFELPPARAYAVGTAFLPGDDEAVAGIRKRIEEIADEEGLAVLGWREVPVDDSTLGATARSVMPRFAQLFVAGRGARVSGMALERLAFCLRKRAESETDVYFPSLSSRTLAYKGMLTTDQLDRVFPDLTDERVASAMAVVHSRFSTNTFPSWPLAHPFRFIAHNGEINTVMGNRNWMRAREALLESDLIPGDLERLFPICTPGASDSASFDEVLELLHLAGRSLPHAVLMMIPEAWENHREMDARRRAFYEFHSMLMEPWDGPACVVFTDGTQIGAVLDRNGLRPSRYWVTDDGLVVLASEVGVLDLDPAAVVRKGRLQPGRMFLVDTEEHRIIEDEEIKGQLAAEQPYDEWLHAGQIHLDDIDDLEHIVHTHASVTRRQQIFGYTEEELRILLTPMANTGGEALGSMGTDTPIAALSDKPRLLFDYFSQLFAQVTNPPLDAIREELVTSLSGSIGPEANLLDPSPASCRQIVLPFPVFSNDDLAKIRHINRNGDMPGFQVHVVRGLYPVEGGGAALEARLDELCAEVSTAIAAGARIIVLSDRHATAELAPIPSLLLTGAVHHHLVREKTRTQVGLLVEAGDVREVHHVALLVGYGAAAVNPYLAMESVEDLAREAYYVKVDPERAVANLIKALGKGVLKVMSKMGVSTVASYTGAKIFESVGLSQAVIDRYFTGTTSKLGGIELDTIAEEVARRHATAYPRGGISPTHRELATGGEYQWRRDGEPHLFDPETVFRLQHATRTGSYDIFKQYTDRVNNQSERLMTLRGLFTFKDGVRDPIDIDEVEPVSEIVKRFSTGAMSYGSISQEAHETLAIAMNRLGGKSNTGEGGEDPDRLYDPERRSAIKQVASGRFGVTSEYLTNADDIQIKMAQGAKPGEGGQLPGHKVYPWVAKTRHSTPGVGLISPPPHHDIYSIEDLAQLIHDLKNANPSARVHVKLVSEVGIGTVAAGVSKAHADVVLVSGHDGGTGASPLTSLKHAGGPWELGLAETQQTLLLNGLRDRIVVQADGQLKTGRDVVVAALLGAEEYGFATAPLVVSGCIMMRVCHLDTCPVGVATQNPVLRERYSGKAEYVVNFFEFIAQEVRELLAELGFRSLDEAIGQVDSLDVVEAVEHWKASGLDLTPILHQASAHGEYGQFEHQDLRNTRTQDHGLDKALDNELIAIAAPALEHGEPVRAQVRIRNVNRTVGTMLGHEVTKRHRGAGLPDGTIDITLTGSAGQSFGAFVPRGVTLRLEGDANDYVGKGLSGGRLVVRPDRAARFEAAEQIIAGNTIGYGATSGQIFLSGRVGERFCVRNSGAAAVVEGVGDHGCEYMTGGVVVVLGPTGRNFAAGMSGGYAFVLDLDEGRVNPELVELSPVTGKAADELRTLVEQHAEETGSAVAAALLADWDASLARFTEVMPSDFKRVLEAREEALEEGLDEDEAAARIMEVLHG from the coding sequence ATGCACGCATTCCCGCCGAGCCAGGGTCTCTACGACCCTCGCCACGAGAAGGACGCCTGCGGCGTCGCCATGGTCGCGACGCTCACCGGCGAGCCGAGCCACGACATCGTGGTGAAGGCCCTCACCGCGCTGCGCAACCTCGACCACCGCGGGGCCGCGGGCGCCGAGGTCAACTCCGGCGACGGCGCCGGGATCCTGCTCCAGGTGCCCGACGCGTTCCTCCGCGAGGTGGTCGACTTCGAGCTCCCGCCCGCCAGGGCGTACGCCGTCGGCACCGCCTTCCTGCCCGGTGACGACGAGGCGGTGGCCGGCATCCGCAAGCGGATCGAGGAGATCGCCGACGAGGAGGGGCTCGCCGTCCTCGGCTGGCGCGAGGTCCCCGTCGACGACTCCACCCTCGGTGCCACGGCGCGCAGCGTGATGCCGCGCTTCGCCCAGCTGTTCGTCGCCGGCCGCGGCGCCCGGGTGAGCGGCATGGCGCTCGAGCGCCTCGCGTTCTGCCTGCGCAAGCGCGCCGAGTCCGAGACCGACGTCTACTTCCCGTCGCTCTCCTCGCGCACCCTCGCCTACAAGGGGATGCTCACCACCGACCAGCTCGACCGGGTCTTCCCCGACCTGACCGACGAGCGGGTCGCCTCGGCGATGGCCGTGGTGCACTCCCGCTTCTCCACCAACACGTTTCCGAGCTGGCCGCTGGCCCACCCGTTCCGGTTCATCGCCCACAACGGCGAGATCAACACCGTGATGGGCAACCGCAACTGGATGCGGGCGCGCGAGGCCCTGCTCGAGAGCGACCTGATCCCCGGCGACCTCGAGCGGCTGTTCCCGATCTGCACCCCCGGGGCGTCGGACTCCGCGTCGTTCGACGAGGTCCTCGAGCTGCTGCACCTCGCGGGGCGCTCGCTGCCGCACGCCGTGCTGATGATGATCCCCGAGGCCTGGGAGAACCACCGCGAGATGGACGCCCGGCGCCGGGCGTTCTACGAGTTCCACTCGATGCTCATGGAGCCCTGGGACGGGCCGGCGTGCGTCGTGTTCACCGACGGCACCCAGATCGGCGCGGTCCTCGACCGCAACGGGCTGCGCCCGTCGCGCTACTGGGTCACCGACGACGGCCTGGTCGTGCTGGCCTCCGAGGTCGGCGTGCTCGACCTCGACCCCGCCGCCGTCGTCCGCAAGGGCCGGCTGCAGCCGGGCCGGATGTTCCTCGTCGACACCGAGGAGCACCGCATCATCGAGGACGAGGAGATCAAGGGCCAGCTCGCCGCCGAGCAGCCCTACGACGAGTGGCTGCACGCGGGCCAGATCCACCTCGACGACATCGACGACCTCGAGCACATCGTGCACACCCACGCCTCGGTCACCCGCCGCCAGCAGATCTTCGGCTACACCGAGGAGGAGCTGCGCATCCTGCTGACGCCGATGGCCAACACGGGCGGCGAGGCGCTGGGCTCGATGGGCACCGACACCCCCATCGCGGCGCTGAGCGACAAGCCGCGCCTGCTCTTCGACTACTTCTCCCAGCTGTTCGCCCAGGTGACCAACCCGCCGCTCGACGCGATCCGCGAGGAGCTCGTCACCTCGCTGAGCGGCTCCATCGGCCCCGAGGCCAACCTGCTCGACCCGAGCCCGGCGTCGTGCCGCCAGATCGTGCTGCCGTTCCCGGTGTTCTCCAACGACGACCTGGCCAAGATCCGCCACATCAACCGCAACGGCGACATGCCGGGGTTCCAGGTGCACGTCGTACGCGGCCTCTACCCCGTCGAGGGCGGGGGAGCGGCGCTCGAGGCCAGGCTCGACGAGCTCTGCGCCGAGGTGTCGACCGCCATCGCCGCCGGCGCGCGCATCATCGTGCTCTCCGACCGCCACGCCACCGCCGAGCTGGCGCCGATCCCGTCGCTGCTGCTCACCGGCGCGGTCCACCACCACCTGGTCCGCGAGAAGACCCGCACGCAGGTGGGCCTGCTCGTGGAGGCCGGCGACGTCCGCGAGGTCCACCACGTGGCCCTCCTCGTCGGCTACGGCGCGGCCGCGGTCAACCCCTACCTGGCCATGGAGTCGGTCGAGGACCTCGCCCGCGAGGCCTACTACGTCAAGGTCGACCCGGAGAGGGCCGTCGCCAACCTGATCAAGGCCCTCGGCAAGGGCGTGCTCAAGGTGATGTCCAAGATGGGCGTCTCCACCGTCGCCTCCTACACCGGGGCGAAGATCTTCGAGTCGGTCGGCCTGTCGCAGGCCGTCATCGACCGCTACTTCACCGGCACGACGTCCAAGCTGGGCGGCATCGAGCTCGACACGATCGCCGAGGAGGTGGCCCGCCGGCACGCGACGGCGTACCCGCGTGGCGGCATCTCCCCGACGCACCGCGAGCTCGCGACCGGCGGTGAGTACCAGTGGCGCCGCGACGGCGAGCCGCACCTGTTCGACCCCGAGACGGTCTTCCGGCTGCAGCACGCCACCCGCACCGGCAGCTACGACATCTTCAAGCAGTACACCGACCGGGTGAACAACCAGTCGGAGCGGCTGATGACGCTGCGCGGGCTGTTCACCTTCAAGGACGGCGTCCGCGACCCGATCGACATCGACGAGGTCGAGCCCGTCTCCGAGATCGTCAAGCGCTTCTCGACCGGCGCGATGTCCTACGGCTCGATCAGCCAGGAGGCGCACGAGACCCTCGCCATCGCGATGAACCGGCTGGGCGGCAAGTCCAACACCGGTGAGGGCGGCGAGGACCCCGACCGGCTCTACGACCCGGAGCGCCGCTCGGCGATCAAGCAGGTCGCCTCGGGCCGCTTCGGCGTCACGTCGGAGTACCTCACCAACGCCGACGACATCCAGATCAAGATGGCCCAGGGCGCCAAGCCCGGCGAGGGCGGCCAGCTGCCCGGTCACAAGGTCTACCCGTGGGTGGCCAAGACCCGGCACTCCACGCCGGGCGTGGGCCTGATCAGCCCGCCGCCGCACCACGACATCTACTCCATCGAGGACCTCGCGCAGCTGATCCACGACCTCAAGAACGCCAACCCGTCGGCGCGCGTCCACGTCAAGCTGGTGTCCGAGGTGGGCATCGGGACCGTCGCGGCGGGGGTGTCGAAGGCGCACGCCGACGTCGTCCTGGTCTCCGGCCACGACGGCGGCACCGGCGCCTCGCCGCTGACCTCGCTCAAGCACGCGGGCGGTCCCTGGGAGCTGGGCCTGGCCGAGACCCAGCAGACGCTGCTGCTCAACGGGCTGCGCGACCGGATCGTGGTGCAGGCCGACGGCCAGCTCAAGACCGGGCGCGACGTCGTCGTGGCGGCCCTGCTCGGGGCCGAGGAGTACGGCTTCGCCACCGCCCCGCTGGTCGTCAGCGGCTGCATCATGATGCGGGTCTGCCACCTCGACACGTGCCCGGTGGGCGTCGCGACCCAGAACCCGGTGCTGCGCGAGCGCTACAGCGGCAAGGCCGAGTACGTCGTCAACTTCTTCGAGTTCATCGCGCAGGAGGTGCGCGAGCTGCTCGCCGAGCTCGGCTTCCGCAGCCTCGACGAGGCGATCGGCCAGGTCGACTCGCTCGACGTGGTCGAGGCGGTCGAGCACTGGAAGGCCTCCGGGCTCGACCTCACGCCCATCCTCCACCAGGCCTCCGCCCACGGCGAGTACGGCCAGTTCGAGCACCAGGACCTGCGCAACACCAGGACGCAGGACCACGGTCTCGACAAGGCGCTCGACAACGAGCTCATCGCCATCGCCGCACCGGCGCTGGAGCACGGGGAGCCGGTGCGCGCGCAGGTGCGGATCCGCAACGTCAACCGCACCGTCGGCACGATGCTCGGGCACGAGGTCACCAAGCGCCACCGCGGCGCCGGCCTGCCCGACGGCACCATCGACATCACGCTGACCGGCTCGGCCGGGCAGTCGTTCGGCGCGTTCGTGCCCCGTGGCGTCACGCTGCGGCTCGAGGGCGACGCCAACGACTACGTCGGCAAGGGGCTCTCGGGTGGCCGCCTGGTCGTGCGGCCCGACCGGGCCGCGAGGTTCGAGGCGGCCGAGCAGATCATCGCCGGCAACACGATCGGCTACGGCGCCACGTCTGGCCAGATCTTCCTCAGCGGTCGCGTGGGCGAGCGGTTCTGCGTGCGCAACTCCGGCGCCGCCGCCGTCGTCGAGGGGGTGGGCGACCACGGCTGCGAGTACATGACCGGCGGTGTCGTCGTCGTCCTCGGGCCCACGGGGCGCAACTTCGCCGCCGGCATGTCGGGCGGCTACGCGTTCGTGCTCGACCTCGACGAGGGGCGGGTCAACCCCGAGCTGGTCGAGTTGTCGCCCGTCACCGGCAAGGCCGCCGACGAGCTCAGGACGCTGGTCGAGCAGCACGCGGAGGAGACCGGCTCGGCCGTCGCCGCCGCGTTGCTGGCCGACTGGGACGCCTCGCTGGCCCGCTTCACCGAGGTGATGCCCAGCGACTTCAAGCGCGTGCTCGAGGCCCGGGAGGAGGCCCTCGAGGAGGGCCTCGACGAGGACGAGGCGGCCGCGCGCATCATGGAGGTGCTCCATGGCTGA
- a CDS encoding glutamate synthase subunit beta: MADPKGFLKYGREVASRREVAERVHDWDEVYPDGIGRALLPIINTQAGRCMDCGIPFCHQGCPLGNIIPEWNDLVWRDDWDGAMDRLHATNNFPEFTGRLCPAPCETACVLGINQDPVTIKNVEVSIIDRAWGSGYVRPQPPEWLSGKTVAVIGSGPAGLAAAQQLTRAGHTVAVYERADKIGGLLRYGIPEFKMEKKHLDRRLDQMRREGTVFRPGVDVGGDLTGDKLLERYDAVVLAMGATAARDLPVPGRELGGIHQAMEFLPQANRVALGEAPTADGSDQIVATGKDVVIIGGGDTGADCLGTSIRQGAQSITQLEIMPQPGEDRPTAQPWPTYPMTFRVSSAHEEGGERVYAVSTQEFLGDADGRVSALRLVEVDGSFQPVEGTEREIPAQLVLLAMGFTGPERDRPEGPGLIDQLGVDLDERGNVRRDASYAASVPGVYVAGDVGRGQSLIVWAIAEGRSAAAAVDAHLTGSTTLPAPIKPHERPLVV, encoded by the coding sequence ATGGCTGACCCCAAGGGCTTCTTGAAGTACGGCCGCGAGGTCGCCTCCCGGCGCGAGGTCGCCGAGCGCGTCCACGACTGGGACGAGGTCTACCCCGACGGCATCGGGCGCGCGCTGCTGCCGATCATCAACACCCAGGCCGGGCGCTGCATGGACTGCGGCATCCCGTTCTGCCACCAGGGCTGCCCGCTGGGCAACATCATCCCGGAGTGGAACGACCTGGTGTGGCGCGACGACTGGGACGGCGCGATGGACCGCCTCCACGCCACCAACAACTTCCCCGAGTTCACCGGGCGGCTGTGCCCGGCCCCGTGCGAGACCGCGTGCGTCCTGGGCATCAACCAGGACCCGGTGACGATCAAGAACGTCGAGGTCTCGATCATCGACCGCGCGTGGGGCTCGGGCTACGTCCGTCCCCAGCCGCCGGAGTGGCTCTCGGGCAAGACCGTCGCGGTGATCGGCTCCGGCCCCGCCGGGCTGGCCGCCGCCCAGCAGCTCACCCGGGCCGGACACACCGTCGCCGTCTACGAGCGGGCCGACAAGATCGGCGGCCTGCTGCGCTACGGCATCCCCGAGTTCAAGATGGAGAAGAAGCACCTCGACCGGCGCCTCGACCAGATGCGCCGCGAGGGCACCGTCTTCCGGCCCGGGGTCGACGTCGGGGGAGACCTCACCGGCGACAAGCTGCTCGAGCGCTACGACGCGGTCGTGCTCGCGATGGGCGCCACCGCCGCGCGCGACCTGCCCGTCCCGGGACGCGAGCTCGGCGGCATCCACCAGGCCATGGAGTTCCTGCCGCAGGCCAACCGCGTGGCGCTCGGCGAGGCCCCGACCGCCGACGGCTCCGACCAGATCGTGGCCACCGGCAAGGACGTCGTCATCATCGGCGGCGGCGACACCGGCGCCGACTGCCTCGGCACCTCGATCCGCCAGGGTGCCCAGTCGATCACCCAGCTCGAGATCATGCCGCAGCCCGGCGAGGACCGGCCCACCGCACAGCCGTGGCCGACCTACCCGATGACCTTCCGCGTCTCCTCGGCCCACGAGGAGGGCGGCGAGCGGGTCTACGCCGTGTCGACGCAGGAGTTCCTCGGCGACGCCGACGGCCGGGTGTCCGCGCTGCGCCTGGTCGAGGTCGACGGGTCGTTCCAGCCCGTCGAGGGCACCGAGCGGGAGATCCCGGCGCAGCTGGTGCTGCTGGCCATGGGCTTCACCGGTCCCGAGCGCGACCGTCCCGAGGGACCGGGTCTGATCGACCAGCTCGGGGTCGACCTCGACGAGCGGGGCAACGTGCGGCGCGACGCGTCGTACGCCGCCTCCGTGCCGGGCGTCTACGTCGCCGGCGACGTGGGTCGCGGCCAGTCGCTCATCGTCTGGGCCATCGCGGAGGGCCGCAGCGCGGCCGCCGCGGTGGACGCCCACCTCACCGGCTCGACGACGCTGCCAGCCCCGATCAAGCCGCACGAGCGCCCCCTCGTCGTCTGA
- the pyk gene encoding pyruvate kinase: MRRAKIVCTLGPAVNTPEGIRSLVDAGMDVARLNMSHGAYADHEAVYRLVRQASDDTGHAIGIFADLQGPKIRLETFAAGPVRLKRSATFTITTRDVEGTAEICGTTYKGLPRDVKPGDPLLIDDGKVRLRVVSVDDTDVVTEVVVPGRVSNNKGINLPGVAVSVPALSAKDTEDLRWALKLGVDFVALSFVRHAGDAEDVRAVMREENIHVPVIAKIEKPQALDNIDEIVDAFDGIMVARGDLGVECPLEDVPIHQKRIIDKARRNAKPVIVATQMLESMISSPAPTRAEASDVANAVLDGADAVMLSGETSVGEYPIVAVRTMARIVESTEDHGLSHMAAVTWQPHTRGGIIAKAAAEVAEAVHAKYVVAFTTSGDSAKRLSRYRGPIPILAFTPRARTRSQLALTWGVETFQGAQVEHTDEMVRQVDEALLAIGRVKEGDLVVIIAGAPPGIPGSTNALRIHRMGDAIHGVAPAYRRPG; encoded by the coding sequence GTGCGTAGAGCAAAGATCGTCTGCACCCTCGGCCCCGCGGTGAACACCCCCGAGGGGATCCGATCACTCGTCGATGCCGGCATGGACGTCGCCCGGCTCAACATGAGCCACGGCGCGTACGCCGACCACGAGGCCGTCTACCGGCTGGTCCGGCAGGCCTCCGACGACACCGGCCACGCGATCGGCATCTTCGCCGACCTGCAGGGACCCAAGATCCGCCTCGAGACGTTCGCCGCCGGTCCGGTCAGGCTCAAGCGCAGCGCGACCTTCACCATCACCACCCGTGACGTGGAGGGCACCGCGGAGATCTGCGGCACGACCTACAAGGGCCTGCCGCGCGACGTGAAGCCCGGCGACCCGCTGCTCATCGACGACGGCAAGGTGCGGCTCAGGGTCGTCTCCGTCGACGACACGGACGTCGTCACCGAGGTCGTCGTGCCGGGCAGGGTGTCCAACAACAAGGGCATCAACCTGCCGGGCGTCGCGGTGTCGGTGCCGGCGCTGTCGGCCAAGGACACCGAGGACCTGCGGTGGGCCCTCAAGCTCGGGGTGGACTTCGTGGCGCTGAGCTTCGTGCGCCACGCCGGGGACGCCGAGGACGTGCGCGCGGTGATGCGCGAGGAGAACATCCACGTCCCCGTCATCGCCAAGATCGAGAAGCCCCAGGCCCTCGACAACATCGACGAGATCGTCGACGCCTTCGACGGCATCATGGTCGCGCGCGGCGACCTCGGCGTGGAGTGCCCGCTCGAGGACGTGCCGATCCACCAGAAGCGCATCATCGACAAGGCCCGGCGCAACGCCAAGCCCGTCATCGTCGCCACGCAGATGCTGGAGTCGATGATCAGCTCGCCCGCGCCGACGCGCGCCGAGGCCAGCGACGTGGCCAACGCCGTCCTCGACGGTGCCGACGCGGTCATGCTGTCCGGAGAGACCAGCGTGGGGGAGTACCCGATCGTCGCCGTGCGCACGATGGCGCGCATCGTGGAGTCCACCGAGGACCACGGGCTGAGCCACATGGCGGCAGTCACGTGGCAGCCGCACACCCGCGGGGGCATCATCGCCAAGGCGGCCGCCGAGGTCGCCGAGGCCGTGCACGCCAAGTACGTCGTGGCGTTCACGACCAGCGGAGACTCGGCCAAGCGTCTCTCGCGCTATCGCGGGCCGATCCCGATCCTCGCCTTCACCCCTCGGGCCCGCACGCGCTCGCAGCTCGCGCTCACCTGGGGCGTCGAGACCTTCCAGGGCGCCCAGGTCGAGCACACCGACGAGATGGTGCGCCAGGTCGACGAGGCCCTCCTCGCCATCGGCCGGGTCAAGGAGGGCGACCTCGTGGTGATCATCGCGGGCGCCCCGCCCGGCATCCCCGGCTCGACCAACGCGCTGCGCATCCACCGGATGGGCGACGCCATCCACGGGGTGGCCCCGGCCTACCGCCGTCCCGGCTGA
- a CDS encoding response regulator — protein sequence MTQPDAGRPLASPDADDVRRVVIAEDEALIRMDLAEMLAEEGYDVVGQAGDGRRAVELARDLRPDLVILDVKMPVLDGIAAAELIAGERIAPVVILTAFAQRDLVARARDAGAMAYLVKPFQRSDLVPAIEMAVSRFAEIAVLEREVSDLRESLATRKSVDRAKGVLQAQLGLTEPEAFRWIQKTAMDLRLSMRQVADGVVEHGVAGLADEGGATADPA from the coding sequence GTGACGCAGCCCGACGCCGGACGACCCCTCGCCAGCCCCGACGCGGACGACGTGCGCCGGGTCGTGATCGCCGAGGACGAGGCGCTGATCCGGATGGACCTGGCCGAGATGCTCGCCGAGGAGGGCTACGACGTGGTCGGGCAGGCCGGCGACGGCCGGCGGGCCGTCGAGCTGGCCCGCGACCTCCGGCCCGACCTGGTGATCCTCGACGTCAAGATGCCGGTCCTCGACGGCATCGCCGCCGCCGAGCTGATCGCGGGGGAGCGGATCGCCCCGGTGGTCATCCTCACCGCGTTCGCCCAGCGCGACCTGGTGGCGCGCGCGCGCGACGCCGGGGCGATGGCCTACCTCGTCAAGCCCTTCCAGCGCAGCGACCTGGTGCCGGCGATCGAGATGGCGGTGAGCCGCTTCGCCGAGATCGCCGTCCTCGAGCGCGAGGTCTCCGACCTCCGGGAGTCGCTCGCCACGCGCAAGTCGGTCGACCGTGCCAAGGGCGTGCTGCAGGCGCAGCTGGGGCTGACCGAGCCCGAGGCGTTCCGCTGGATCCAGAAGACCGCCATGGACCTGCGGCTGTCGATGAGGCAGGTCGCCGACGGGGTCGTGGAGCACGGCGTGGCCGGGCTGGCCGACGAGGGCGGCGCGACCGCGGATCCCGCCTGA
- a CDS encoding transcriptional regulator — translation MYGVSERTRALALLSAGATVSAVSRATGVARSTIRSWAHGPPTLGPGCAVCWGAAPSPGADYAALLGFYLGDGCVSRHGSHTTLRISCDATLAGIVADVAGLMRSLHPGAVCTVDAPGTSVVQSSWKHWPCLLPQHGPGRKHERPIVLEAWQEEVVAAHPDHFLRGLFHSDGCRVVNRATRTVDGVTRRHDYPRWQFVNASDDILGLCTWALDLAGVAWRRSAPRVVSVSRREAVARLDDLIGPKR, via the coding sequence GTGTACGGAGTCAGCGAGCGGACCCGGGCGCTTGCCCTGCTGTCGGCCGGGGCCACGGTGAGCGCCGTCAGCCGCGCGACGGGGGTGGCCCGGTCGACGATCCGATCGTGGGCGCACGGTCCGCCCACGCTCGGGCCCGGCTGTGCCGTCTGCTGGGGCGCGGCACCCTCGCCGGGGGCCGACTACGCGGCCCTGCTCGGCTTCTACCTCGGCGACGGCTGCGTCTCGCGGCACGGCAGCCACACCACCCTCCGCATCTCCTGCGACGCCACCCTCGCCGGCATCGTGGCAGACGTGGCGGGCCTGATGCGTTCGCTGCACCCGGGCGCGGTCTGCACCGTCGATGCTCCGGGCACGAGCGTCGTCCAGAGCAGCTGGAAGCACTGGCCGTGCCTGCTCCCCCAGCACGGCCCGGGCCGCAAGCACGAGCGACCCATCGTGCTCGAGGCGTGGCAGGAGGAGGTGGTGGCGGCGCACCCTGACCACTTCCTGCGCGGTCTCTTCCACTCCGACGGGTGCCGGGTGGTCAACCGCGCCACGCGCACCGTCGACGGCGTCACGCGCCGCCACGACTATCCGAGGTGGCAGTTCGTCAACGCCTCCGACGACATCCTCGGCCTGTGCACGTGGGCGCTCGACCTGGCCGGCGTCGCGTGGCGCCGGTCGGCGCCGCGGGTCGTGTCGGTCTCCCGCCGCGAGGCCGTCGCCCGGCTCGACGACCTGATCGGGCCCAAGCGCTGA